The Gemmatimonadota bacterium DH-78 region CACCGCAGACGCCGGCGCGGCCCGTCGGGAATGGAGCTCAGAAGAGCACGCCCAGCGTGACCTGGACCGGCTCCGACTCCCCGGCGAGGGTGGTCGTCGCCAGAGACTTCGCGATGCCGAGGTCGATCCGGTCGTAGCGGATCCCCACACCGACGGCGGCCCCGTCGAGCTGGAGTTCGCCGCCGAACACGTAGCCCGCGCGCACGAATAGTGCCTGATCGGATCCCGCGCCGAGCTCCGTGCCGATGTAGGTGGCCGCCGACCCTCCGTCGTGCCACCGGTCTTCGCGCTCCACGGTGAGCACCGCCTTCAACTCCGGCGTGTCGACGAAGTGCCGCGCCACGTCGTAGGCCGCCGCAAGGCGATACCGCGTGGGGAGCGGATCCGACTGCCCTTCGTTGAAGAACTGGATCCGGGGACCGGCATGGGCGACGGTCGCGGCCAGGCGCAGCGGAAGATCGAACACGTGATCCCACTGCACTCCCGCGTCCACCACTACCGAGGTGGCCGTCACGCCGGGATCGCACTCCCCCCTGCAGGTGAAGCGCTGCTGCACCAACTTGAGGTTCACTCCTGCGGCGAGCCCCCCGATCAACTCCGAGGCCGCCGTCAGTACCCCGACATGATTCCGGTGCGAGATCACCCCCAGTTCATTCTGCTGATCGTCGGTGTAGATCTGATCGCCCACGTCGGTGAGTTGATACGAAAACGACAGCACCCCGAGTCCGCTCCGAACGAACTGCGCGGTGATGGAGGTGGCATCGCCCGCGAGATCTTCGCCGCGGTGTACCTGAAAGCGCCGCTCCGACTCCGAGGCGATGCCCGCCGGATTCCACCACACCGTCTCCGGTCCCTTCATGGCGGTCATGGCGCGGCCCATGGCCACACCGCGGGCCCCCGTGGGCAGGAGCAGGAAGAGT contains the following coding sequences:
- a CDS encoding PorV/PorQ family protein; translation: MSDRRAKRGGLLRALGATALMLAAGMSPLQGQGTAQEGGLFLLLPTGARGVAMGRAMTAMKGPETVWWNPAGIASESERRFQVHRGEDLAGDATSITAQFVRSGLGVLSFSYQLTDVGDQIYTDDQQNELGVISHRNHVGVLTAASELIGGLAAGVNLKLVQQRFTCRGECDPGVTATSVVVDAGVQWDHVFDLPLRLAATVAHAGPRIQFFNEGQSDPLPTRYRLAAAYDVARHFVDTPELKAVLTVEREDRWHDGGSAATYIGTELGAGSDQALFVRAGYVFGGELQLDGAAVGVGIRYDRIDLGIAKSLATTTLAGESEPVQVTLGVLF